A part of Desulfovibrio legallii genomic DNA contains:
- a CDS encoding ABC transporter permease gives MDYLINGFQSALHLLTRMDAATFSAIEATLASTCLAMAAALLLGLPLGFLLGYCAFPGRRALRLASDTLLAFPTVLIGLLIYTLITARGPLGAYGLLFTLRGMAIGQAVLALPIVVSWTAQAVEDLDPRCRETLLTLGADGRQLALCSLWECRYAVGMVCITAFGRVITEVGVAMMLGGNIRYATRTMTTAIALETSKGDFAQGIALGLVLLLMAFFVNLTLAFFRRRSRV, from the coding sequence ATGGACTACCTTATCAACGGCTTTCAGAGCGCCCTGCACCTGCTGACGCGGATGGACGCGGCCACTTTTTCGGCCATTGAGGCCACACTGGCCTCCACCTGTCTGGCCATGGCGGCGGCCTTGCTGCTGGGGCTGCCCCTGGGCTTTCTGCTGGGCTACTGCGCCTTTCCGGGCCGACGTGCGCTGCGGCTTGCTTCCGATACCCTGCTGGCCTTTCCCACGGTGCTCATCGGTCTGCTGATCTATACCCTTATTACCGCGCGCGGCCCCTTGGGCGCTTACGGCCTGCTGTTCACCCTGCGGGGCATGGCCATAGGTCAGGCCGTGCTGGCCCTGCCCATTGTGGTTTCCTGGACGGCGCAGGCCGTGGAGGATCTGGACCCGCGCTGCCGCGAGACCCTCCTGACCCTGGGGGCCGATGGCCGCCAGCTGGCCCTCTGCTCCCTCTGGGAATGCCGCTACGCCGTGGGCATGGTCTGCATTACCGCCTTCGGCCGCGTCATCACCGAAGTGGGCGTGGCCATGATGCTGGGGGGCAACATCCGCTATGCCACCCGCACCATGACCACGGCCATTGCGCTGGAAACAAGCAAGGGGGATTTTGCCCAGGGCATTGCCCTGGGGCTGGTGCTGCTGCTCATGGCTTTTTTCGTTAACCTGACGCTCGCCTTTTTCCGCCGCAGGAGCCGCGTATGA
- a CDS encoding substrate-binding domain-containing protein produces MFSPARFSAAVCAAVVLTFAPAAQAAESLMMATTTSTQDSGLLEYLEPDFRKETGIDLKWVAVGTGKALEIAKNCDADVLLVHAPAAEKAFVAAGHGIDRRQVMYNDFIIVGPLADPADVKGRSADAALQRIFAAKANFVSRGDQSGTHKAEQRLWQQCNLAPDAEPHYISAGQGMMATLNMAAERRAYALTDRGTWISFAERTGDTNPLTIVVEGDKALFNQYSVITVNPAQCPKVRKDLAKKFEDWWAAPSTQQKIAAYKLKGKQLFFPNAGQ; encoded by the coding sequence ATGTTCTCTCCGGCACGCTTCAGCGCCGCAGTCTGCGCCGCCGTGGTTCTGACCTTCGCCCCGGCGGCCCAGGCCGCGGAAAGCCTCATGATGGCCACTACCACCAGCACCCAGGATTCCGGCCTGCTGGAATACCTTGAACCAGACTTCAGAAAGGAAACCGGCATCGACCTTAAATGGGTGGCCGTGGGCACCGGCAAGGCCCTGGAAATAGCCAAAAACTGCGACGCCGACGTGCTGCTGGTGCACGCCCCCGCGGCAGAAAAGGCCTTTGTTGCGGCAGGCCACGGCATTGACCGGCGGCAGGTCATGTACAACGACTTTATCATCGTGGGCCCCCTTGCCGATCCGGCGGACGTTAAAGGCCGCTCCGCTGACGCGGCGCTCCAGCGCATCTTTGCCGCCAAGGCAAATTTTGTAAGCCGCGGCGACCAGTCCGGCACGCACAAGGCCGAGCAAAGGCTTTGGCAACAGTGCAATCTTGCCCCTGATGCGGAGCCCCACTACATCTCCGCCGGGCAGGGCATGATGGCCACACTGAACATGGCTGCAGAAAGGCGCGCCTACGCCCTTACGGACCGCGGGACGTGGATTTCCTTCGCTGAAAGGACAGGCGACACAAACCCCCTGACCATTGTGGTGGAAGGCGATAAGGCCCTCTTCAACCAGTACAGCGTGATAACCGTCAACCCCGCCCAATGCCCCAAGGTCAGAAAAGATCTGGCCAAAAAATTTGAAGATTGGTGGGCAGCACCGTCCACCCAGCAAAAAATCGCCGCCTACAAATTGAAGGGCAAGCAGCTCTTCTTCCCCAACGCAGGCCAATAA